The DNA segment GATAGAGATGGACGGGTGCTTTTTTGATCAGCTCTGCCCATTCGTCAAGCAGGGTGGGATTGTCTGCAAAGGGATGGTAGGGGCTTTCCATCGCATCCAGCTTGATAAACCCTTCGGGCAAATCGGCAACCTGATATGCCGTGAGAGATTGAATATCCGGCCGGATAAAATCGGATAAGGTTGTCATCTTAATTTTTCTCTTGTCACATTTATCATTTCAAATGTAGGGAGCTAATGTTATAGAGGTTTTGCGTTAATGTATTATAAGTTTCTATCAAAAATTTAATTTTGTATGACATTATATTATTTTCTTCAAGATAATTCACTATTTTTTTAATCAGAAGCCTTAAAAGATTTCTGAAACAGTTATTAAAATTTATTGTTTTACAACAGAATAATATAGTTTTTTTAACAAACAATTGCTTTTCTCATTTAGAATGAGCCGAACACAGTTCGATAACTTTGTCTCCACCGCAGGGAATCCATTATGACCTACTATGCCGGACTGAAAAAAATTACCGATCTATCCATACGCCACCGCACCATTCAAGGGTTGCAGCGCTTGCGTACCGCATTGGCCGCGCAGATTCCCACACGCACCGTTTCCGATACTCTGCTTTTGGCAACTTGGAACATCCGCGAGTTTGATTCGGGCAAATACGGTTACCGCAGCGAAGAGGCTTATTATTACATTGCCGAAATTCTCAATCATTTCGACCTGATTTCCATACAGGAAGTGCGTGACGGCCTTTATCCCCTGCAACATTTGCAACGGCTGCTGGGCGACAATTGGCAGTTTCTCGTTACCGATGTTACCTTGGGTACATCCGGCAACTCCGAGCGCATGGCGTATCTTTACGACCGTCGCAAAGTCAGCTTCACAGGCTTGGCGGCCGAACTCGTGCTGCCTAAAGACAAAAACGCAGAAACCGAACCCCTGCAACTTGCCCGTTCGCCTTATGTGGCGGGCTTCAAAGCCGGCTGGGCCTACCTGACACTCGCCACCGTGCATATTTACTACGGTAAAGGCGTAGCAGTTGATCCGCGCCGTTTCGACGAAATCAAATCGTTCAGCCGAACCATTGCCAAACATGCCGCCAAACTTTCCGGTGCGCCCCAATATGCACCCGGAGCCGAAGTTAAACCCGACAACCTCATCATGCTCGGCGACTTTAATATTTTCAACCGTAACGACGTTACCATGCAGGCCATTACCGAAGCAGGTTTTGTGGTGCCGGAAGAGCTTAAGCACATTCCCGGCTCCAATGTTGCCAAAGACCGCCATTACGACCAAATTGCCTACTACAAACAACTGGCCAGACTCAAACCCACCGGCAACGCAGGCGTATTCGACTTCTTCGAGCACGTTTACCGCCTGGAAGACGAATCGGCCTATGCCCGGGAAAGAGAAACCAAGCCCGGCCGCAGTTTCAAAGACTGGCGCACCTACCGCATGAGCGACCACCTTCCGATGTGGATTGAATTAGGCATCGACGATACCGACACCTACTTAAACAGCTTGAAATAGCATGAGGCTGTCTGAAAATATGCTTTCAGACGGCCTCATGCCTGTGCCGAACGCCACCGCAGGCTGTATAGCAATGGCGCGGCCTGACAAACACTTGGGTCATAAGCTATAATCCATGCTGTTTTTTTAGCCGATGAAAGCCGTTATGAAAAAAATACTTCTACCCGCCGCCGCATTGCTGCTCGCCGCTTGCGGCTTTCATTTAAAAGGAACGGGCAGCATCTCCGGCACTCTGCCTTATACCTCTTGGCACGTTGCCGGTGCGGAAATCATGAAACAGCCGCTGGAAAACGCACTCAGACGCGCCGACGGCAAGCCCCTTTCCGCCACGCAGGCCCAAGCGGCGGTTACCGTAACCCATATTGAAACCCGCCGCGACATCTACACCATCACCCGAGCGGCCGACATCAACGAATATCTGCTGGCTTTGCGGGTAGAAGCCCAAGCCAGCGTTAACGGCCGGCCTCAAGGCGACCCGATCGTGGTGCTCATCGAACGCAAAATGGATTATGCCGACAGCGAAGTGCTGGGCAAACAGGAAGAAGAAGCCACCATTTGGGCAGAAATGCGTGCCGATGCCGCCGACCAAATCGTGCGCCGCCTAACCTTTTTGAAGGCTGACTGATGCCGGTGATCAGTATCGAACAGCTGTCGCCCGATTTGCCGTTGAAACCGCTGTATGTGATTCACGGCGAAGAAGATTTACTGCGCGTTGAGGCTTTGGACACTTTACGCGCCGCCGCCAAGCAACAAGGCTATCTCAACCGCGAAGTTTATACCGCCGATAACTCGTTCGATTGGAACGAATTATTGCAGTCTGCAGGCAGCATGGGCTTGTTTGCCGACCTGAAGCTGCTGGAAATCCATATCCCCAACGGCAAACCCGGCAAAAACGGCGGCGATGCGCTGCAGTCGCTGGCGGAAAATCTGCCGGAAGACACCGTGATCATTGTAATGCTCCCCAAACTCGAACGCGCCCAAACGCAGGCCAAATGGTTCGGTGCGTTGGCGGCTCACGGCGTGGTGCTCGAAGCCAAAGCCGTTAGCGGCGCAGCCCTGCCGCAATGGATAAGAGGCCGTCTGAACGCTTTAAAGCTCAATATCGAACCCGATGCGCTGGCTTTGTTTGCCGAGCGCGTAGAAGGCAATCTCTTGGCCGCCAAGCAGGAAATCGACAAGCTCGCCCTGCTGCACCCTGCCGGCCATCTCGTGAATATGGCGGATGCCGAAGCCGCCGTTGCCAATGTTGCCCGTTTCGATGTGTTCCAGCTTGCCGGCGCGTGGATGAGCGGCGACAGTATCCGTGTCGCCCGCCTGCTCGAAGGCTTGGAAGCCGACGGAGAAGAACCGGTGTTGCTGCTGTGGGCGGTGGCCGAAGACATCCGCACCCTTATCCGCCTGACCGCCGCGCTGAAACAAGGCCAAAGCGTACAGGCCGTGCGCAACAGCCTGCGTTTGTGGGGCGACAAACAAACGCTGGCACCGGCGGCGGTCAAACGCATCAGCATTAACCGCCTGCTTGCCGCCTTGCAGGAATGCGCCCGCATCGACCGCATCATCAAGGGCGCAGAAGACGGCAATGCTTGGGCCGAATTCAAACATCTGGTTACGGGCTTGGCGGGATAACGTATAATTACCCCCATCTATCAAACAGGCCGTCTGAACACTCACTTTCAGACGGCCTGCAATAAACTGCATTGATTTAAGGAAACACAACGTATGGATAACAAAACCAAACTCCGCTTCGGCGGTCTCGCTTTGCTGACTGCCGCGGTATTAAGCTTGATTTTTGTTTTATTTACCGACTCTTGGCCGATTGCCATTTTGCTGGCCGTAGCCGTCGTGGCCGGCACGGTTTTCGGTTTGATTTGGTCTTCGCGCCGCCAACAGCGCCAGTTTCTCGAGCGTTTGAAAAAATTCGACATCGACCCCGAAAAAGGCCGTGTAAACGAAGCCAACCTGCGCCGCATGTATCACAGCGGCGGCCAAGCGCAAAAAGACGTGATTACGATTTTGTGCATGGCACAAAAATGCTCGGTTGAAGAAGCGCACGCCATGATGAAAAACCGCCCTACCCGCCAACAAATGAACCAAATGGCACAACAGCAAATGAAAGGCCAGCGTCGCCCGCACCGTTGATCGGATGCGCCTTATACCGGTTAACACCCTGCACAGCATAAAAGCTGCCTGATAACTTCAGGCAGCTTTTTTCAGTTCTTATTTATATAGTTAATCAACACATTTTTCATACAGGCAGCAAGCCGCCGAAATTCAAATCACACTCAAGCCGCACGGATTTGCACAGTTTGGCAAAACTGTTCGTTGTCGGCAAACCATTTCAGCTCTTGGCGCAAAGCCACCACTTCGCCGATAACCATTAATGCCGGCCGGGGAGCCTGCTCGGCCATGTGCGGCAAGTCTTTCAGACGGCCTGTCTGCACACTCTGATGTGCAAGCGTGCCGTTGGATACGATGGCCACCGGCGTGTCTGCGCTGCGGCCGTATTCAATCAGTTTGGCCGTAATGTCGGCGGCCTTGAGCGTGCCCATATACACCACCAGCGTTTGATGGTTTAACGCCAGTGTACGCCAATCCGGTTCGCTGCCGTCGTGGCGGCTGTGTCCGGTGATGAACAGCGCGCTTTGGGCGCAATCGCGGTGGGTCAGCGGAATGCCCGCGTAGGCCGTGGCACCCAGAGCAGCGGTAATGCCCGGCACGATGCGGTAAGGAATGCCCGCCGCCGCCAACACTTGCGCTTCTTCGCCGCCGCGCCCGAACACAAACGGATCACCGCCTTTGAGCCGCACCACGCGCTTGCCTTCCTGCGCATATCGAACCAGCAGGCGGTTGGTAGCTTCCTGCTGAACATGATGCGCGCCCGCACGTTTGCCGACGCTGATTTTATCGGCATCTTTGCGCACCATCGCCAAAATTTCGTCCGACACCAGCGCGTCGTACAACACCACATCGGCAGCCTGAATCGCTTGCAACGCATGTATCGTCAGCAAACCCGCATCGCCCGGGCCTGCACCGACCAGCACCACCTCTCCGCGCGGCGTGTCTAAATTGCTGAGCCGTGCCGACAATTCGGCTTCTGCTGCGGCACGGTTGCCCTGTGCCACAAAGGTACTGAATCGGCTTGCAAACAGGTTTTCCCAAAAACGCCGCCTCTCGGGCATCGTACGGACGGCTTTTTTCACCCTGCTCCGCCATTCGCCCGCAATCTCGGCCATTGTGCCGGTGTGCAGCGGCACCAGCGTTTCAATCGCCTGCCGCCAATAACGCGCCAGCACAGGTGCGGTGCCGCCGCTGGATACGGCGATCTTGATCGGGCTGCGGTCAATCACGGCCGGCACGATAAACGAACACAAATCCAACGTATCCACAGTATTGCACAGCGTGCCGCGCGCTTCGGCGGCCTCAAATACACGACGGTTGAGTTCGGCATCGTCTGTTGCCGCCACAACCAGAAACACGCCGTCTATAAAGGCCGTCTGAAACGATTTACCCAGCCACACAATGCGTTTCTGTTCACACCATGTTTCAAACTGCACGCTAAGGGTTTCTGCCACCACCTGCACTTGCGCACCGGCCTGCATCAAACTCTCGGCCTTGCGTTCGGCAACATGCCCTGCGCCCACCAGCAAAACGGGGCGGCGGTTTAAATCGGCAAAAATCGGATAATGGCTCATGGCGGTTCCTTATAAATGTTGGCTTGCGGTTCGGCTGCCGCTTTGGTTGTTGAAAATATTAAAACGGTTTATGCCGCAGCCAAAGGAACGGTTTTTGCTTTGTTTATGGTGTTTGGTTATATGGTTGGGCGGGGATAAAAAACGATACCTTTGCCATATAGAAAAGCCAAAGTCGGACTTTAAAAAGTTTGAGGCCGTCTGAAAGCAAACTTTTTTCAGACGGTCTCAAACATACAGCCAAACGCTCTCGAATCACGCCGCCCAAAAATCGCGCGGCTCATCCAGCACAGGTTTCACGATAAAAGGCCGATACTTTTTCTCATGCTGGAAAGTCAAAGCCGGGCTTAAAAAGCTTGAGGCCGTCTGAAAGCAAACCTTTTCAGACGGCCTCAAACATACAACCAAACTCTCTCCAATCACGCCGCCCAAAAATCGCGCGGCGCATCCAGCACAGGTTTCACGATGCCGGTGCGCACGGCAAAGTCGCCGAAGCCTTCGTTGTTCAGACGGCCTTTCACCCATTCGCCCAGCCAACCGTCGATGATGTCCAAAATCTCCGCTTCGGTGATGTTTTCTTTAAACAGGCGCGGAATGCGCGTGCCCTCGCGGTTGCCGCCGGTGTAAAGGTTGTAGCGGCCTACCGCTTTGCCCACCAAACCGATTTCGGCCAGCATGGCGCGGCCGCAACCGTTGGGGCAGCCGGTAATGCGCAGCACGATATGCTCTTGCTGCAAGCCGTGTTTGGCAAACAGCGCATCCAGCTTGTCAGTAAATTGCGGTAGGAAGCGTTCGGCTTCGGCCATTGCCAACGGGCAGGTCGGCAGCGACACGCACGCCATACTGTGTTCGCGCTGCGGGGTAACGGCATCGCTGATCAAGCCGTGTTCGCGGGCGATGGTTTCGATTTTGGCTTTATCGCGCGGCGCGATATTGGCCACAATCAGGTTTTGGTTGGCGGTGAGGCGGAAGTCGCCTTTATGGACTTTAGCAATTTCGCGCATACCTGTTTTCAGCGGCCTGCCGGGGTAATCGAGCAGGCGGCCGTTTTCGATAAACAGAGTAAGATGCCAGTTTTTGTCTTCGCCCTGCACCCAGCCGATGCGGTCGCCGCGCGAAGTAAATTGATACGGGCGCACAGGTTCAAACTTCGCACCCATGCGGTTTTCCACTTCTTCGATAAACACATCTACACCCACGCGCTCGAGCGTGTAGCGGGTTTTGGCGTTTTTGCGGTCGCTGCGGTTGCCCCAGTCGCGCTGCACGGAAACCACGGCGGCGGCGGCATCGAGCGTTTTTTCCAGCGGCACGAAGCCGAATTCTTTGGCGGTGTTGGGATAGGTTTTGGTGTTGCCGTGCTCCATCGACAGGCCGCCGCCCACCAATACGTTGAAACCGACGAGTTTGCCGTTTTCGCCGATGGCCACGAAGTTCAAATCGTTGGCATGTAAATCGACATCGTTGTGCGGCGGAATCACGACTGTGGTCTTGAACTTGCGCGGCAGGTAGTTTTTGCCGAGCACGGGTTCGGTAGCATCGCCGCTTTTCACACTTTCGGGCAGCGGTGCGGGCGCGGTGGTTTCGGTGGATTCGACTTTTTCGCCGTCCAGCCAAATTTCGGCATAAGCGCGGGTTTTTGGCAGCAGGTGCTCGCTGATTTTTTTCGCCCATTCGTAGGCTTCTTTGTGCAGCCCGCTTTCAACGGGATTGCTGGTGCACAACACATTGCGGTTCACGTCGCCGGCGGTGGCGATGGAATCCAAACCGAGCTTGTGCAGCCATTGGTGCATGGGTTTGATGTTTTCTTTGAGCACGCCGTGGAATTGGAAGGTTTGGCGGTTTGTAAGGCGGATGGAGCCGTAAAGGGTGTGGTCGGTGGCAAATTCGTCGATGCCCAGCCATTGCGCGGGCTGGATGATACCGCCGGGCAAACGGCAGCGCAGCATCACGTTTTTCAGCGGTTCCAGTTTCTGCTCGACACGTTCGGCGCGGATGTCGCGGTCGTCCTGCTCATACATGCCGTGAAAACGGATTAACTGGAAATTGTCTCCCTTAAACCCTCCGGTGAGGCCGTCTGAAAGATCGCTCGTAATCGTTCCTTCGAGATAGCGGCTTTGGTCTTTCAAGCGTTCGTTGTCGGCAAGCGGCGCGTCGGGGAGTTTGGCTCTGGGGTCGGCGGCAGTCATGAATGTTCCTCGGCTTTATTGTTGTGATGCCGATACTGTATCGAGGCCGTCTGAAAAAAGGAAAGAATGCTTGGTTTTAATGTAAGAAAGATTGGTTATATAAACTTTCTTATTATGCCTATTGAATAAAAATTTGAGATAAAAATTAATTTGTCATATAATTTCCTTTGCAAAACAATTGCTTATTATAATAATATTTTCGGAGTTTATTATGAAAAGGAAAATTTTCTTAACGGTATTTTTTCTCACTTTATCGGTACCTGCCTTCTCTGAATCAGGTATTTATCTACAACCAGAAACGGCTCTGAGCCTAATCAAAATTAAAAGCAGCAAACAACTGCAATATTCCGAAAACAGTTTCAGCCCCCGTCTAACTGCCGGATATGATTTCGGTAACAATTTCCGTATAGGTCTTGACTATACTTATTACCGGCCGTTCGGTTTTTCCGATAGCGGAACATTCAATCACAAAATTAAAATCACTAAAAAAGCCAAAACCAATATCAAGCTAAAGTATCAAGACGAAGGTGAAGTCCGGTTCAAAAGCATGGGGATTTCCGCCACCTATGATTTTCCAGTCAATAAAAAGATCCAACCTTATTTAGGTGTACGTTTAGGATTTAACCGTATCAATGTCAATATTAAGAAAACCCTGCCTCAAATTAATAAGACATTGAAGTTCAATAAAAAGAAAAATAGTTTCGGTGCAGGAGCATCTGCTGGTATAGGAGTTAAATTAAACGAGAAGATTACATTAGACGTAGGATACCGCTATAACTATTGGGGCAAGTTTCAGCATGTAAAAATACACAGAAACGAATTTTCTACCGGCTTGCGTATCAAATTTTGAACCGCAACTTAGCAGCTTGAGACCTTTGCAAAACCCCACGCCAACAAACAGCCGGAACATTCTTCATCATATTCCGGCTATTTTTGCGTAAAAAGTAGACAAGCTGAGACCTTTGCAAAACCCTCAGATACGGATGCCGTTCAAGGCGTAGCAGCACAGCGGGTGCAGACATATCATACAGATAGGCAAACGAGCGGGCAGCGCACAACGCAGAAATGCGCCGCATATGGGGGTTTTACAAAGGTCTCGGCCTATCTTGTTGATTTTTTAAGCTCGCCAACTTGAGCCCGAGCTAAGAATCCGCGAATTAACAATCCGTATTTATAAATATTATCCAAATTCTACCAATATCAATTTTTCAAATATAGTTAATCAACTTAACATTTACTACTGCATTGCTGCGCCTTGCCATACTATCTATGCCGTCTTCGGCTTACTATCTTATATTAGATTGTTCTTTCAAGAAAAATTACCATAAGCTACACACAACTGACCCAAGACTAACGAAACCTACCCCGCCACACAGCATCAGCGAAATCGCCAAACAACTTAGCTGCCTCAAAACACCATCGGCTGCTAAATGAAACGGCACGGCTCCAAATAAGAAAAACACTTGACTATGAAACGCCAAGTGTTTGATTTCCGAATCTGTTTCAATCACTACTGCCTGAGTGCCACACTTGAATTTAGAATCCGAGAGCCTGTTTACAAACTGATTCTATATCCTGCTGATTTTATATCAACGCCTTGAAGTCAAACGTGAAAACTTCCACGCAGCCAATGCTGCACCGGCAATAATGCGGTATTTCCAGCCCAACGGCAGAAAAAAGGTTTTAAACAATATATTTTTTGAAGGCACGGCATCTGCCAAACTGACAACGGTACTCAAGCTGTTTTCAAAAAAGTTGTCTTTTTCTTTTGCCCTACGGGTTTTCAAATGTTCGGCG comes from the Neisseria dumasiana genome and includes:
- a CDS encoding endonuclease/exonuclease/phosphatase family protein; this encodes MTYYAGLKKITDLSIRHRTIQGLQRLRTALAAQIPTRTVSDTLLLATWNIREFDSGKYGYRSEEAYYYIAEILNHFDLISIQEVRDGLYPLQHLQRLLGDNWQFLVTDVTLGTSGNSERMAYLYDRRKVSFTGLAAELVLPKDKNAETEPLQLARSPYVAGFKAGWAYLTLATVHIYYGKGVAVDPRRFDEIKSFSRTIAKHAAKLSGAPQYAPGAEVKPDNLIMLGDFNIFNRNDVTMQAITEAGFVVPEELKHIPGSNVAKDRHYDQIAYYKQLARLKPTGNAGVFDFFEHVYRLEDESAYARERETKPGRSFKDWRTYRMSDHLPMWIELGIDDTDTYLNSLK
- the lptE gene encoding LPS assembly lipoprotein LptE, with the protein product MKKILLPAAALLLAACGFHLKGTGSISGTLPYTSWHVAGAEIMKQPLENALRRADGKPLSATQAQAAVTVTHIETRRDIYTITRAADINEYLLALRVEAQASVNGRPQGDPIVVLIERKMDYADSEVLGKQEEEATIWAEMRADAADQIVRRLTFLKAD
- the holA gene encoding DNA polymerase III subunit delta translates to MPVISIEQLSPDLPLKPLYVIHGEEDLLRVEALDTLRAAAKQQGYLNREVYTADNSFDWNELLQSAGSMGLFADLKLLEIHIPNGKPGKNGGDALQSLAENLPEDTVIIVMLPKLERAQTQAKWFGALAAHGVVLEAKAVSGAALPQWIRGRLNALKLNIEPDALALFAERVEGNLLAAKQEIDKLALLHPAGHLVNMADAEAAVANVARFDVFQLAGAWMSGDSIRVARLLEGLEADGEEPVLLLWAVAEDIRTLIRLTAALKQGQSVQAVRNSLRLWGDKQTLAPAAVKRISINRLLAALQECARIDRIIKGAEDGNAWAEFKHLVTGLAG
- the cysG gene encoding siroheme synthase CysG, translating into MSHYPIFADLNRRPVLLVGAGHVAERKAESLMQAGAQVQVVAETLSVQFETWCEQKRIVWLGKSFQTAFIDGVFLVVAATDDAELNRRVFEAAEARGTLCNTVDTLDLCSFIVPAVIDRSPIKIAVSSGGTAPVLARYWRQAIETLVPLHTGTMAEIAGEWRSRVKKAVRTMPERRRFWENLFASRFSTFVAQGNRAAAEAELSARLSNLDTPRGEVVLVGAGPGDAGLLTIHALQAIQAADVVLYDALVSDEILAMVRKDADKISVGKRAGAHHVQQEATNRLLVRYAQEGKRVVRLKGGDPFVFGRGGEEAQVLAAAGIPYRIVPGITAALGATAYAGIPLTHRDCAQSALFITGHSRHDGSEPDWRTLALNHQTLVVYMGTLKAADITAKLIEYGRSADTPVAIVSNGTLAHQSVQTGRLKDLPHMAEQAPRPALMVIGEVVALRQELKWFADNEQFCQTVQIRAA
- the cysI gene encoding assimilatory sulfite reductase (NADPH) hemoprotein subunit, coding for MTAADPRAKLPDAPLADNERLKDQSRYLEGTITSDLSDGLTGGFKGDNFQLIRFHGMYEQDDRDIRAERVEQKLEPLKNVMLRCRLPGGIIQPAQWLGIDEFATDHTLYGSIRLTNRQTFQFHGVLKENIKPMHQWLHKLGLDSIATAGDVNRNVLCTSNPVESGLHKEAYEWAKKISEHLLPKTRAYAEIWLDGEKVESTETTAPAPLPESVKSGDATEPVLGKNYLPRKFKTTVVIPPHNDVDLHANDLNFVAIGENGKLVGFNVLVGGGLSMEHGNTKTYPNTAKEFGFVPLEKTLDAAAAVVSVQRDWGNRSDRKNAKTRYTLERVGVDVFIEEVENRMGAKFEPVRPYQFTSRGDRIGWVQGEDKNWHLTLFIENGRLLDYPGRPLKTGMREIAKVHKGDFRLTANQNLIVANIAPRDKAKIETIAREHGLISDAVTPQREHSMACVSLPTCPLAMAEAERFLPQFTDKLDALFAKHGLQQEHIVLRITGCPNGCGRAMLAEIGLVGKAVGRYNLYTGGNREGTRIPRLFKENITEAEILDIIDGWLGEWVKGRLNNEGFGDFAVRTGIVKPVLDAPRDFWAA
- a CDS encoding opacity family porin → MKRKIFLTVFFLTLSVPAFSESGIYLQPETALSLIKIKSSKQLQYSENSFSPRLTAGYDFGNNFRIGLDYTYYRPFGFSDSGTFNHKIKITKKAKTNIKLKYQDEGEVRFKSMGISATYDFPVNKKIQPYLGVRLGFNRINVNIKKTLPQINKTLKFNKKKNSFGAGASAGIGVKLNEKITLDVGYRYNYWGKFQHVKIHRNEFSTGLRIKF